A section of the Methanosarcina mazei S-6 genome encodes:
- a CDS encoding vWA domain-containing protein encodes MDFEFSQGLAALAGIIPLTIIYLLRPRPKNIILPSLMFVRRISQNLLDSRRTLSKRITDPLFYLQLLALIFLSMAIAGPLIEDVKADAQKVIIIMDSSASMSAPDRINEAKSIAIERLGQENTITAAESIPVLLAKSLSAKDAETVIDGMEAKHTPSDIPRAILTAINEKENEYGKIVVISDFETWEGRAPETYIRIANTKNMELEFRQVGNKTANYAIVDGYLKDSNDGTYEYTCTIRNFNDESVKLDVLMESGSDSGSGTKVSNSVQLAEYGSQQIKFSKIPQGISTVKILNEDAIPCDNIACISIPEVKPKKILVLTDSDQAISRSPLITAISLLPDIDVDVRKDLPEKLADYDTIVVNSRYKPLPSHTVKEIVTSAKNGKDLIVIGNECLYNSSAMHGLYSVLPVDIKSVDKEGSHTIETVGSGKNIFDDISFSEVYLRKLLVTIPKKDAAVLVEAGEAGPLVCMHNINEGTVIYIGFSDTIETDAWNNFATTPTYPVFWVKLLRYMWGIEDISETNVNTGKYQAFDQTIKIKTPSDTISSDFVYFDECGLYGLNQKTIVVNLYDSAESNTFTEKRLNLTGENGAIQKEDLHTVSPDRSRKYLIYLLLLLLIVESAVMLRRGII; translated from the coding sequence ATGGACTTTGAATTTTCTCAGGGTCTTGCTGCGCTTGCAGGGATAATTCCCCTTACGATCATATACCTGCTCAGGCCCCGCCCGAAAAACATCATTCTGCCTTCCCTTATGTTTGTCAGGCGGATAAGCCAGAACCTGCTCGATTCCAGGCGCACTCTCAGTAAAAGAATAACTGACCCCTTATTTTACCTGCAGCTGCTTGCTCTTATTTTTCTGTCCATGGCAATAGCCGGTCCGCTTATAGAGGATGTTAAAGCAGATGCTCAAAAGGTAATAATCATAATGGATTCGTCTGCGAGCATGTCGGCTCCTGACCGCATTAATGAGGCGAAGTCAATAGCAATAGAGCGCCTGGGCCAGGAAAATACGATTACTGCTGCGGAAAGCATTCCCGTATTGCTTGCAAAATCTCTGAGCGCGAAAGATGCTGAAACAGTAATTGATGGAATGGAGGCAAAACATACTCCTTCAGATATTCCGAGGGCCATTCTGACAGCTATAAATGAAAAAGAGAACGAGTATGGGAAAATTGTGGTTATATCCGATTTTGAGACCTGGGAAGGAAGGGCTCCTGAGACATATATAAGAATCGCAAACACGAAAAACATGGAGCTTGAGTTCAGGCAGGTGGGCAATAAAACTGCCAATTATGCAATTGTAGACGGTTATTTGAAAGACAGCAATGACGGGACATATGAATACACATGCACTATCAGAAACTTTAATGATGAAAGTGTAAAACTTGATGTCCTGATGGAGAGCGGCTCTGATTCCGGTTCCGGTACAAAAGTCAGCAACTCCGTACAGCTTGCAGAGTACGGGTCGCAGCAGATAAAGTTCTCAAAAATCCCTCAGGGAATATCAACTGTCAAAATCCTGAATGAAGATGCAATACCCTGCGATAACATTGCCTGTATTTCAATTCCTGAGGTCAAGCCCAAAAAAATCCTGGTGTTGACGGACAGCGATCAGGCTATCAGCAGATCCCCCCTGATAACGGCAATTTCTCTGCTTCCTGATATTGATGTTGATGTGCGGAAGGATCTCCCGGAGAAACTTGCAGACTACGATACCATAGTTGTTAACTCCAGATACAAACCTCTACCTTCCCATACTGTCAAAGAAATCGTAACCTCCGCAAAAAATGGGAAAGACCTGATTGTTATAGGAAACGAATGCCTGTACAATTCTTCAGCAATGCACGGGCTTTATTCCGTTCTTCCTGTGGATATCAAATCAGTGGATAAAGAAGGCAGCCACACAATAGAGACTGTGGGAAGTGGGAAAAATATTTTTGATGACATTTCGTTCAGCGAGGTTTATCTTCGAAAACTCCTTGTTACTATCCCGAAAAAGGATGCTGCAGTCCTGGTAGAGGCTGGGGAAGCAGGGCCTCTTGTTTGCATGCATAATATAAACGAAGGGACAGTAATCTACATCGGGTTCAGCGATACGATAGAAACCGATGCATGGAACAATTTCGCCACCACCCCAACCTACCCTGTGTTCTGGGTGAAACTCCTCAGGTACATGTGGGGAATTGAGGATATAAGCGAAACAAATGTTAACACGGGAAAGTATCAGGCATTTGACCAGACTATCAAAATCAAAACACCCAGTGATACTATAAGCAGTGATTTCGTCTATTTTGACGAATGCGGATTGTACGGGCTAAACCAGAAAACCATTGTGGTAAATCTGTACGATTCCGCTGAGTCAAATACCTTTACAGAAAAAAGGCTGAACCTGACAGGTGAGAACGGAGCGATCCAGAAAGAGGACCTTCACACGGTTTCCCCTGACAGGTCCAGGAAATACCTTATTTATCTCTTACTGCTGCTCCTCATAGTTGAAAGTGCGGTTATGTTAAGGAGAGGGATCATATGA